GAGTCTCAGGCCGTGAGTGCTGGCGTGGCAAAGCTGTTCCTGCTGATGCAGGGCTCCTACGGCACCGCTTTCCTGAGCAAGTTCGGCTCCGGTGCTCTGGACGATGACGGGCAAGACATCGGCATGCTGGCTGCGCTCAAGGTCTGGGGTGCTGCGCTGCGCAAATACGCGCCGGAGGTGATCGAAGCTGCAGCCGACCGCATTGCCGACTATCACCCTGAGTTTCCGCCCAGCCTGCCGCAGTTTGAGGCCCTGTGCAAAGCGGCGACGCCCCGCAAGACCTATGCCGAAGAGGCCGGCTTGCTGGCGCTGCCAGCGCCCAAGTTCCAGCGCCTCGATGTGTCCATCGTGGCCCATGGTGATGGCAAGGACTGGGCTCGGAAGATTCTGGCCCGCGCGGATGCCGGCGACAAAACCGTGAGCTATCGCGCCCTGAAGGATGCCAAAGAAGCCTTGGGTCTGAACAAGCGTAGGCAGCAGGAGGGTGTGCATTGATGTTCGCAAAGCGTTCTGGCCACAAGTACGGCAATAGGAAGGTTGTCACTGGAGACGGCACCAAGTTCGACAGCTTGGCTGAGTTGAACCGCTGGGGTCACTTGAAAATGCTGCAGCGTGGCGGCCATATCAGCGATCTGCGCCGGCAGGTGGTGTTCGAGATGGTCCCATCGGTGAAGTTTGCTGGCGCTGCGCGCGCCCGGCCCGCCATTCGCTACATCGCTGACTTCGTGTACATGGAAAAGGGCATCGAGGTGATTGAGGATGTGAAGGGCGTGGAGACCTCTGAATTCAAGCTCAAGCGGCACCTGATGAAGGCGCTGCTGGGCCTGGAAGTGAAGGTGGTCAAAAAATGACCCAGGCATTGAACCCAGCATTCTTTGGTAAGGTCGTGCCGCTGGCTGGCCAGCGCAAGCCGCCGAGCACATCGCGCATCACGCGGCTGGTGTGGCCGACCTATGAGCGCCTGAGCGACGGCCGCTACCTGATCGAGCACTGGATGGAGAACCGCTGCTGCAACCGGGTGCAGGTGGGAAGCAGCATGGTTTGCGTGGTCGACGACTACGGAAGTCTGGTGGCAGTAGAGGACCGGGGGCGGGCATGGTGGTGAAAAGCGCTCTGGACACTCAGGCGGGAGGGAGCCATTACAAGGACTGCAAGATCCAGCCGATTGAGTTCATCGATGCCAATGGTCTGGACTTCTTTCAGGGAAACATCGTCAAGTACGCAACCCGGCACAAGGCCAAGAACGGTGCCGAGGATTTGCGCAAGGTGATCCATTACGCACAGCTGGCGCTGGAACTCCAGTACGGCGAGAAGCCGGAAGAAGGATCCACATGCTGATGCGTCGTACCCCACTCAAGCCCGGTAAGGGCTTCAAGTCTCGCGGCTCATGGGCTGGCGCTGGGCTCCGCGATGAGCAGGACGAGGGTCATCACTGTGAGCCCGGCCAGGCTGGCAGTCGTGAGCAACGGCTGCAGGAGCGCGCCCAGCGCCAGCTAGATAGTGCCCGTGCAACGGCTGAGATGGTGCCTGTCAATGTGGTGATGGTCCCTGGCGCCGGATCCACTGGGATTGCAGTGCGCAAGGAGAAGGCGATCGAGAGCGAGCCCTACCGCCGGCTGGTCGCTCAGCTGCCTTGCATGTGGTGTGGCACTGAGGGTTACAGCCAGCATGCCCACCTCAATTACGGCAAGGGCCTTGGCATGAAGACGGACGACCGCACGGGCTTCCCGCTCTGTTGCAGCCGGCCTGGCGTTGAAGGCTGCCATGTGGCCTATGACAACTATCGACTGCTGGAGAGCGGAGGGCGCGAGGCCCACCGTGAGTACGGCCTGGAGGCCGGGCGCTTTACGCGCGAGCTGGTTCTGAAGGCGGGCCTGTGGCCGGCTTCATTGCCGAGGTGGTTTGAAGACCAGCCACAGGCGGAAGATCAAAACAATCAGGAGCGAGCATTGAGCAGCACAGCAACACAGCAGATTGACATTGGTCAAGCCAGTAGCGTAGTGAATGAGATCCTGCAAGAGTGGCACCAGTGGTGCTCGAACACCAAAGTGGGGTCTGGCTACGGGAATAGGTCGGTGTCCTGCAGCCTTGGCCCAGGAGGTGGCGGCGCGTGGGAGGTTGCGGACCTGGAAGCTGTGGACGCTGTGATCGACGAAATCCCGCAGCCACACCGTACAGCCATCTCTTTCATTGCGCGCAACCTGGCTTGCCGCGCCCAGGTCTGGAGCAGCCCGCGTCTGCCCACTCAACGTGACGAGCTACAGGTGCTGCTGCTGGAGGCACGCAATATTCTGACGCGCGGCCTCATCACAAAAGGCGTGCTCTGATGCTTGACGCTTCACATTTTTTTGGCAGAATACGAAGCGGACCGGGGTAACTGCGTCCAAAATTTACAAAGCCTCAGCCTAATCGCTGGGGCTTTTTGCAATCGGCATTGGTCAATTGATCAGCGCATGACATTCCTTGGCACAAGCGTGGCAATCAATTGCGCACCTCCTGGTATGTTCGCGAAGGTGCTGCTCACATTCGTTGGCACATGCTAGGCAGATCTCGCCGCACAGCTTGCAAAAGTGCTTGGCCATCTCACTGTTGCGAGCCATAGCGCCTGAAGCCAGTGCGCATACGGCCGCGCAATCCATGTTCATTGCAATGCAACCAGCCATGGGACTCACGTCCTGCTCTTTAAGGCACTCGGCAATACAAGCATTACATGCAGTGATGCAGGCGTTACAAGCATCGATGCACCCTAAGTATTGATAGGTTGAGTTCATTGACTTCTCCTGAATGGGTGTGAAAGCTCACTATCAATTGGGTGCTTGCTAGCAGTGTGTTGGTGTAGGTGGATGTGCCAACATTCCGTCCAAGACGATTTGTGTTCCCTATCGCTGTGCCGCGGGCACTTTTTTGATCGCCTCGGCGGCTTTTTATTCACGGTTCGCTACCACCTAGCACGCCCGACGATCACGCACATTGCAGTAGGGGCGGATCACTCGGTGGCGGCACCTATGTCTGTGACAAACACAGAAAGGGCCTACTAGGTAGGCCCTTGACTCACTGAAACTTGCCGATAGACGAGGGTGTAAATGAACTTCAGTTGTGATCTCTCTCTGGATGGAGTCTCTGGTGAGTGATTCCATTCTGATCTTCTGGTGCAGGAGGTTGCTAGGTGTTATCCCTTGGGTATTTTGCGGGGATGTGCATCGAAAAGGCGGTGCAGCATCAGGGACGGGTTGGTAATGCCTCAGCGCCCTAACAAGCCTTGTCGCCATCGAGGCTGCAATACCCTGTCGCGCTCGTCCTCGGGTTTTTGCGATGAGCACCAGTCCGAAGCCAGTGGCTGGAATCATCCGGGGCGAGGCTCGGCCAAGTCGCGTGGCTATGACTATGCGTGGCAGAAGATTCGAGAGTGGGTCATGCAACGCGATGCGTGCTTGTGCCAGCCATGCCTCAAGCTCGGTGCGGTGTCGGGCGCGCAAGAGGTCGATCACATTGTCTCGAAGGCCCAGGCAAAGCGGTTGGGCTG
This region of Comamonas thiooxydans genomic DNA includes:
- a CDS encoding DUF1064 domain-containing protein translates to MFAKRSGHKYGNRKVVTGDGTKFDSLAELNRWGHLKMLQRGGHISDLRRQVVFEMVPSVKFAGAARARPAIRYIADFVYMEKGIEVIEDVKGVETSEFKLKRHLMKALLGLEVKVVKK
- a CDS encoding DUF3310 domain-containing protein: MVVKSALDTQAGGSHYKDCKIQPIEFIDANGLDFFQGNIVKYATRHKAKNGAEDLRKVIHYAQLALELQYGEKPEEGSTC
- a CDS encoding four-helix bundle copper-binding protein, which translates into the protein MNSTYQYLGCIDACNACITACNACIAECLKEQDVSPMAGCIAMNMDCAAVCALASGAMARNSEMAKHFCKLCGEICLACANECEQHLREHTRRCAIDCHACAKECHALIN
- a CDS encoding HNH endonuclease signature motif containing protein yields the protein MQRDACLCQPCLKLGAVSGAQEVDHIVSKAQAKRLGWTREQMDARENLQAICRACHAVKTARESQGLFTPLLT